The genomic segment CGGCATTGGCCCCCGGGGTGGCGGTGGAGGCGGGTACGACGGCCGCCAGCTGTGCCTGCTTGGCCGTATCGACCGGTTCACCCGTTAGTTTGGCATGGCGGGTTTCGATGCTGCCTGCGTATCGACCGGCCACCCGGTTTAGGGCCCCCAGGCCAAAATGAACCCGGGACACTCGTCGGACGTGGATGCCATCGGAGGTGGTTTCACGCTCGGCGGTTACTCCGGGAACATGGATCGCCACGACCGTGACATCGTGCCCGTTCGCGATGAGGGTCTTGGCCTCTTTGGTGACGCGGGCGTCGTATTCGAATGAGTTCTTGACGAACATGCACACCTTCATGCCCGATCCTCCAGCCATGGTTGCGGGTCGGGATTACTGAGCTGGATTTGCAGCCTGCTAGCCACCGACGTCTGGTGGATCCTAAACGCCTCGACTGCGGTGGCCACCGTGGAGGTCCAGGCGTTCGGAGCGTTCAGGACTTCATCGACCCGCTCATCGAGCGCCCCGAAGTTGTCGGTCCGAACAACCAGATCATCGACGCCGACGGATTGGGCGAAATCCCGTGTCTTGGGGCGATATTCGATCGGAATGAATGCCGTGCCCATCGCGGCCGCCAGTATCCCGGCGTGGAGGCGCTCGGCGATGACGAGATCGGCGGAAGCGATGAGGTCGAGGGCGTCTGCGACCTCGAGGTGAGCAGGGACGTACGGCATATCGGAAGCGTTGGCCCGTCGCATGAGGTCGATGATGTACCGGTCGTCCTGGTTGAACGCCGACATCATCACGACTTCGTGTCCGGCGGCCCGCAGCCTTTGGATCGTGCCGGCCAAACCGTCGAACACGACATCGTCGTCTCCGCCGTGCAAGTTGCCACTGGTCCACACTGGACAAACGACTACCCGGCCGGGGACTCTGGCGACGTCCGGACGGGGCAGCGAGAGGGCCGGGTCACCGAGAACATCCACTGGCGTCTTGTATCCGAAGTCGGCGAGATGCGCTTGGGAAAGCGGCCCGCGAACCCCGGTGTATAGGGCGGCGTCAAAGAACTGCGCCCAAGCTGTGACGTCCTCCGTGCTGCCCCAATAATCAGGGCTCCGGACTCCCGTTCCGAACACGACTTTTTCAAGCCGGGGTGAATCCCTTCGGAGAACGCGGGTGAGGTAGTAACCCTTGCCGTTGATAAGGGTTCCGCCGCCAACCATGATCACCGCCGGGTTCGGGTGATCCCGCTGAACGTCGGCCCACGGCAATAGTTGGCGCACGGCAACCAGCATCGCCTCATCTCCAAGATTCCCGGCACCGGTGTACCCGATGTAGTCGATGCCAACCAGGTTGTCACTTGATTGTGTTCGAGCGACTGGCGGAGCAGACGCTCTCTGTTTCGTGATCTTGCCAACACTGCGGGTGACGGCTCTGACAACTTCTCGTGGACCGGCCTTGGCAACGTCACCAAGCCTCGGGTACCGACTCTTGAGATCGATACTGAGACTGGCGGGGAGCTCGGCATGATCATTGATCAGGAAACGAACGTTGATTCGGTCGAACAGGTTCGGCCAAAGAGGCGAGGCTGAGTCGAGGGCTCGACGGTCCTTCATGATCTCTCGTTTGCGAACTACTGCCAGCAGTGGGAGGCCCTCCCATCCGGCTGCGCCGTCGACGGTGTCGAGATCGTCGGTGGTACGGAATGTTGGCCCATTTGCCACTCGATAGGCAACCCGAACCGCTGCGATGCGGGGGTCGTCATCGAG from the Acidimicrobiia bacterium genome contains:
- a CDS encoding glycosyltransferase, producing the protein MIERLVAPENDYQPVRTRERAGDLTVGVAIPTFNQGSLLDRTLASMVSQTRKPDQIVVADDGSTEDIRAIVDRYADLLPVSYVRQEFEGRGAGPARNLAASLCNTDVYLFCDSDCAADPGLIETHMFWHERASNLVVAGSRLHVDSTDITPEQIRAGNPLSHLAHTPVDDGAETEDWRRWVGRRAKNFTIGDTAYRATLSSNLSVGARVFDEVGGFLDIYTEWGGEDTELGWRLWNSGCFVVPDRRAIVYHQVQDDPPYDATRQASRNRTRVLMADRIPHRFYRVRSTPVATVPKLSWIIPVASPDSLTTAFERVATDAFADAELVLVGPEAAVEAVKSLDKHSRRVKVVVGSSTSAVAVAIMRSDGEFVALRDPRITVNSRLVTKAVQILDDDPRIAAVRVAYRVANGPTFRTTDDLDTVDGAAGWEGLPLLAVVRKREIMKDRRALDSASPLWPNLFDRINVRFLINDHAELPASLSIDLKSRYPRLGDVAKAGPREVVRAVTRSVGKITKQRASAPPVARTQSSDNLVGIDYIGYTGAGNLGDEAMLVAVRQLLPWADVQRDHPNPAVIMVGGGTLINGKGYYLTRVLRRDSPRLEKVVFGTGVRSPDYWGSTEDVTAWAQFFDAALYTGVRGPLSQAHLADFGYKTPVDVLGDPALSLPRPDVARVPGRVVVCPVWTSGNLHGGDDDVVFDGLAGTIQRLRAAGHEVVMMSAFNQDDRYIIDLMRRANASDMPYVPAHLEVADALDLIASADLVIAERLHAGILAAAMGTAFIPIEYRPKTRDFAQSVGVDDLVVRTDNFGALDERVDEVLNAPNAWTSTVATAVEAFRIHQTSVASRLQIQLSNPDPQPWLEDRA